A region from the Phaenicophaeus curvirostris isolate KB17595 chromosome 3, BPBGC_Pcur_1.0, whole genome shotgun sequence genome encodes:
- the LOC138718555 gene encoding forkhead box protein J1-like, with the protein MAEGWLSHEETGKDRGQEGSRRDLDDVDDSLPNLTWLLDFSIISASMGNSSCCPSSPDPDSCQDIPSFAAPCSPLGTDQLCMEMPQTPRMPISSSSWMTEHHVVSTNPQLTAGIDYQTNPYIKPPYSYATLICMAMEASKEPHVTLSDIYKWITDNFCYFRQADPVWQNSIRHNLSSNKRFIKVPREKDKPGRGGFWKLDPQYVEQLKSGAFKKQRMRPVQIHPASTAKAQQEAQRGASLAASACASNKVLSVNLESQLLLKEFEEGLGNQNWNPVDGKRGLKRKQPLPKQTAKACRLSNSALLSQEEQTQLGSLKGDSDPSLNREVSTFGDLELLSPVSLKTLNLELMAQGHHFECPQGPEQVLTESSQNSLSLDESFVATSFLQHLCDEGTSDLSNSANAEQLFEVNDASVIADVSNWINLDSLL; encoded by the exons ATGGCTGAGGGGTGGCTGAGCCAcgaggagacagggaaggacagagggcaggagggcagcaggagagacttGGACGATGTGGACGACAGCCTGCCCAACCTGACGTggctgctggacttctccatcatCAGCGCTAGCATGGgcaactcctcctgctgccccagcagcccggACCCCGACAGCTGTCAGGacatccccagctttgctgcacCGTGCTCACCCCTGGGCACTGACCAACTGTGCATGGAAATGCCCCAAACTCCACGcatgcccatctcctcctccagctggatgaCGGAGCACCACGTTGTGTCCACGAACCCTCAGCTGACGGCGGGTATTGACTACCAGACCAACCCCTACATCAAACCACCCTATTCTTATGCCACCCTCATCTGCATGGCGATGGAAGCCAGCAAGGAGCCCCACGTCACCCTCTCCGACATCTACAAGTGGATTACCGACAACTTCTGCTACTTCCGTCAAGCTGATCCCGTGTGGCAG AACTCCATCCGGCACAACCTCTCCTCAAACAAGCGCTTCATCAAGGTGCCTCGAGAGAAGGACAAGCCAGGGAGAGGTGGCTTTTGGAAGCTTGACCCGCAATACGTTGAGCAGCTCAAGAGCGGtgccttcaaaaagcagaggatgcgCCCAGTGCAGATCCACCCAGCCTCCACTGCGAAAGCCCAGCAAGAAGCACAGCGTGGTGCCTCCCTGGCTGCTTCAGCTTGTGCCTCCAATAAAGTCCTCTCTGTCAACCTggagtcacagctgctgctgaaagagtttGAAGAAGGTCTTGGCAACCAGAACTGGAATCCAGTGGATGGCAAAAGAGGGCTCAAGCGCAAGCAGCCCTTGCccaagcaaacagccaaagcgTGTCGGCTTTCCAATTCCGCCTTgctgagccaggaggagcagaccCAGCTGGGATCCCTGAAAGGGGACTCTGACCCCAGCCTGAACAGAGAGGTCTCCACTTTTGGGGATCTGGAGCTCTTATCTCCAGTCAGCCTCAAAACGCTCAACCTGGAGTTGATGGCACAAGGGCACCACTTTGAATGTCCCCAGGGGCCGGAGCAGGTCCTCACTGAGTCCTCCCAGAACAGCCTGAGCCTGGACGAAAGCTTCGTGgccacttctttcctgcagcatctctgtgatgaAGGGACAAGCGATCTCTCAAATTCTGCCAATGCGGAGCAGTTGTTTGAAGTCAACGATGCCTCTGTAATAGCGGATGTCAGCAACTGGATCAATCTGGATTCCCTCTTGTAA
- the LOC138718556 gene encoding forkhead box protein J1-like, with protein MAERWLSHEETGKDRGQEGSRRDSDDVDDSLPNLTWLLDFSIISASMGNSSCCPSSPDPHSCQGIPSFAAPCSPLGTDSVRMETPHTPRMPISSSSWMTEHHVVSTHPQLTEGIDYQTNPYIKPPYSYTTLICMAMEASKEPHVTLSDIYKWITDNFCYFRQADPVWQNSIRHNLSSNKRFIKVPREKDKPGRGGFWKLDPQYVEQLKSGAFKKQRMRPVQIHPASTAKAQQEAQRGASLAASACASNKVLSVNMESQLLLKEFEEGLGNQNWNPVDGKRGLKRKQPLPKQTAKAGRLSNSALLSQEEQTQLGSLKGDSDPSLNREVSTFGDLELLSPVSLKTLNLELMAQGHHFECPQGPEQVLTESSQNSLSLDESFVATSFLQHLCDEGTSDLSNSANAEQLFEVNDASVIADVSNWINLDSLL; from the exons ATGGCTGAGAGGTGGCTGAGCCAcgaggagacagggaaggacagagggcaggagggcagcaggagagactcGGACGATGTGGACGACAGCCTGCCCAACCTGACGTggctgctggacttctccatcatCAGCGCTAGCATGGgcaactcctcctgctgccccagcagcccggACCCCCACAGCTGTCAGGGCATCCCCAGCTTTGCCGCACCGTGCTCACCCCTGGGCACTGACTCAGTGCGCATGGAAACGCCCCACACTCCCCGcatgcccatctcctcctccagctggatgaCGGAGCACCACGTTGTGTCCACGCACCCTCAGCTGACGGAGGGCATTGACTACCAGACCAACCCCTACATCAAGCCACCCTACTCCTACACCACCCTCATCTGCATGGCGATGGAAGCCAGCAAGGAGCCCCACGTCACCCTCTCAGACATCTACAAGTGGATTACCGACAACTTCTGCTACTTCCGTCAAGCTGATCCCGTGTGGCAG aacTCCATCCGGCACAACCTCTCCTCAAACAAGCGCTTCATCAAGGTGCCTCGAGAGAAGGACAAGCCAGGGAGAGGTGGCTTTTGGAAGCTTGACCCGCAATACGTTGAGCAGCTCAAGAGCGGtgccttcaaaaagcagaggatgcgCCCAGTGCAGATCCACCCAGCCTCCACTGCGAAAGCCCAGCAAGAAGCACAGCGTGGTGCCTCCCTGGCCGCTTCAGCTTGTGCCTCCAATAAAGTCCTCTCTGTCAACATggagtcacagctgctgctgaaggagtTTGAAGAAGGTCTTGGCAACCAGAACTGGAATCCAGTGGATGGCAAAAGAGGGCTCAAGCGCAAGCAGCCCTTGCccaagcaaacagccaaagctGGTCGGCTTTCCAATTCTGCCTTgctgagccaggaggagcagaccCAGCTGGGATCCCTGAAAGGGGACTCTGACCCCAGCCTGAACAGAGAGGTCTCCACTTTTGGGGATCTGGAGCTCTTATCTCCAGTCAGCCTCAAAACGCTCAACCTGGAGTTGATGGCACAAGGGCACCACTTTGAATGTCCCCAGGGGCCGGAGCAGGTCCTCACTGAGTCCTCCCAGAACAGCCTGAGCCTGGACGAAAGCTTCGTGgccacttctttcctgcagcatctctgtgatgaAGGGACAAGCGATCTCTCAAATTCTGCCAATGCGGAGCAGTTGTTTGAAGTCAACGATGCCTCTGTAATAGCGGATGTCAGCAACTGGATCAATCTGGATTCCCTCTTGTAA
- the LOC138718501 gene encoding forkhead box protein J1-B-like: protein MAEGWLSHEETGKDRGQEVSRRDSDDVDDSLPNLTWLLDFSIISASMGNSSCCSIIPDPHSCQGIPSSAVPCSPLGTDSVRMETPHTPRMPISSSSWMTEHHVVSTHPQLTEGIDYQTNPYIKPPYSYTTLICMAMEASKEPHVTLSDIYKWITNNFCYFRQADPVWQNSIRHNLSSNKRFIKVPREKDKPGRGGFWKLDPQYVEQLRSGAFKKQRMRPVQIHPAYTVKAQQEAQHGASLAASACASNKVLSVNMESQLLLKEFEEGLGNQNWNPVDGKRGLKRKQPLPKQTAKACRLSNSALLSLEEQTQLGSLKGDSDPSLNREVSTFGDLELLSPVSLKTLNLELMAQGHHFECPQGLEQVLTESSQNSLSLDESFMATSFLQHLCDEGTSDLLSDSAYAEQLFEVNDASVIADVSNWINLDSLL, encoded by the exons ATGGCTGAGGGGTGGCTGAGCCAcgaggagacagggaaggacagagggcaggaggTCAGCAGGAGAGACTCGGACGATGTGGATGACAGCCTGCCCAACCTGACGTggctgctggacttctccatcatCAGCGCTAGCATGGgcaactcctcctgctgctccatcaTCCCGGACCCCCACAGCTGTCAGGgcatccccagctctgcagtgcCGTGCTCACCCCTGGGCACTGACTCAGTGCGCATGGAAACGCCCCACACTCCCCGcatgcccatctcctcctccagctggatgaCGGAGCACCACGTTGTGTCCACGCACCCTCAGCTGACGGAGGGCATTGACTACCAGACCAACCCCTACATCAAGCCACCCTACTCCTACACCACCCTCATCTGCATGGCGATGGAAGCCAGCAAGGAGCCCCACGTCACCCTCTCTGACATCTACAAGTGGATTACCAACAACTTCTGCTACTTCCGTCAAGCTGATCCCGTGTGGCAG aacTCCATCCGGCACAACCTCTCCTCAAACAAGCGCTTCATCAAGGTGCCTCGAGAGAAGGACAAGCCAGGGAGAGGTGGCTTTTGGAAGCTTGACCCGCAATACGTTGAGCAGCTCAGGAGCGGtgccttcaaaaagcagaggatgcgCCCAGTGCAGATCCACCCAGCCTACACTGTGAAAGCCCAGCAAGAAGCACAGCATGGTGCCTCCCTGGCCGCTTCAGCTTGTGCCTCCAATAAAGTCCTCTCTGTCAACATggagtcacagctgctgctgaaggagtTTGAAGAAGGTCTTGGCAACCAGAACTGGAATCCAGTGGATGGCAAAAGAGGGCTCAAGCGCAAGCAGCCCTTGCccaagcaaacagccaaagctTGTCGGCTTTCCAATTCCGCCTTGCTGAGCCTGGAGGAGCAGACCCAGCTGGGATCCCTGAAAGGGGACTCTGACCCCAGCCTGAACAGAGAGGTCTCCACTTTTGGGGATCTGGAGCTCTTATCTCCAGTCAGCCTCAAAACGCTCAACCTGGAGTTGATGGCACAAGGGCACCACTTTGAATGtccccaggggctggagcaggtcCTCACTGAGTCTTCCCAGAACAGCCTGAGCCTGGATGAAAGCTTCATGgccacttctttcctgcagcatctctgtgatgaAGGGACAAGCGATCTCCTCTCGGATTCTGCCTATGCGGAGCAGTTGTTTGAAGTCAACGATGCATCTGTAATAGCAGATGTCAGCAACTGGATCAATCTGGATTCCCTCTTGTAA